Within the Clarias gariepinus isolate MV-2021 ecotype Netherlands chromosome 27, CGAR_prim_01v2, whole genome shotgun sequence genome, the region AAATCCAGTCGGTGAAAATGCAAACCTGCAGTAGAAGCagaatattgtttaaataaaattaaatacacaaaatgtaCATGATGTCCGATCACACAACAACAGCACTTGATGTTACCTTGGCATAGACACCAGGACGATTCTTCTCAGCACAGCCATAACCCCAAGACACAATACCCTGCAGCTCATTGTTGCACACCACAGGGCCACCGGAGTCTCCCTGAAGGGATcaaaatatattgtttaccaggacttaaaatttaaagatgatGTTCTTTGCTTGTTGTAAAAGACATCATTATAATAATGTGTGAGTATCTAATTTTACCTGGCATGAGTCCTTGCCTCCCTCCAGGTAGCCAGCGCAGAACATGGCATCAGTGATCATACCAGGGTAAGAGTTATTACAGTCCCTCTCAGAGAGAATGGGGACCTCCAGACACTGCAGCTTGTTGCTGTCAGCAGCTGCAAGCAGGTTTTAAACAATGAGGAAACATAAGAACAGTCAACTAGGGTTATCATATTTGCAATCCAAAGCAAAAACAATATGCTATTGCAGATagaagaagtttaaaaaaaaaaaaaattaaaatctagTCAGTGTTTTAATTCTTGCACACATATTGTCATCTTGATAGATTAAAGCATAAGATTCCTACTACTTATCGTTTGccacattttcacacacaaataaattgcCTATGGTTAATAATATAAATCCATACTCACTGGAGCTCATGGTGTTTCCCCATCCAGAGACTGTGCACTTGGTACCCGCAGGGGGGCAACTCCTgggcagtgccacaggctgcaCATAGCCGTTCAGGCTGGCAGGTTGATTCAGCTTGATGAGCATGATGTCATTGTCAATATTCCAGGAGTCATAGTTGGGATGGCGGATAACTTTTGCGGAGGAAATGAACTGCTCTGTGCCCTCATTAATCTGGATGTGGTGTTCACCCAAACGAACCTCCAGACGACTACAGACGGAGTGGAAATGGTTCATATGGTGTATTTTCCATATTGAACTAATTATTAATCACTAAATATTAACTTACGATTTGTAGCAGTGAGCAGCAGACACAACCCAGTTCTGATTGATCAGAGAACCACCACAGAAGTGATAGCCGACGTTCAGAGACACCTGCCAGGGCTGGGAGTGGGACGTGCACTCTTTCCCTCCAACAATCTTGTCATCATCCAGAGCAActgcatataaataaaacaacattgttttttttaatttatttattatagttcCCTGTCAGATCATACAGTTCTAGAGTCTGTAAAAGATGTTTGTACTTACAACAAGCTCCCACAAGCAAAAGCAGGACCAGAGACCTCATGATGGCTGTTGATCACCTACGATGGGGATCTTACTTCACTCTCCTATTTATGTGAACCAGCAGTGCATATGGACCAATCAACAGTTGGTACCTAAAGATAATCTAATGTCTGATAAGCGAATGTAAATGAATGACTTGGTTCATTCCAAAAATAACTGGGACAAAcactcaacattttaaaaacagtttcagTAATTTTACATTCATAAGTTGTTGTTCCAAATTGGTACAGTAACTGTTTTCCCACAGTGAAAAGTTTGTGCAAAAATTCAATTCATATTTGGAGTTCCATTGGATAAATTAATTGTTTAGGATATTACATTTCTATCATGAAAATAATAACTTAAGTAGAACtttgaattaaactgaattcataatgtttttaccattatatacattaaacatataatacataaatactGGATGGCTATTTCTTTGATTTATTTCCTAGTTTTTAGTAATCTTGGATCTTTAACTTGGAACACATTTTCCTGGGAGTGTGTCAGTCTCTTAACAGCTGCAGATTTCAA harbors:
- the LOC128515355 gene encoding trypsin-2-like, with product MRSLVLLLLVGACFALDDDKIVGGKECTSHSQPWQVSLNVGYHFCGGSLINQNWVVSAAHCYKSRLEVRLGEHHIQINEGTEQFISSAKVIRHPNYDSWNIDNDIMLIKLNQPASLNGYVQPVALPRSCPPAGTKCTVSGWGNTMSSTADSNKLQCLEVPILSERDCNNSYPGMITDAMFCAGYLEGGKDSCQGDSGGPVVCNNELQGIVSWGYGCAEKNRPGVYAKVCIFTDWISETMDRN